One genomic window of Candidatus Nitrospira inopinata includes the following:
- a CDS encoding OmpH family outer membrane protein, translated as MNRCWFEQAGRWTAGATLAAALLTSGCSSSWLKVERRIDGRIGVVDAQRVFERTNAGKKAKDNLLSFSKSRQALMELEEKELRRMEEDLVKQSSVLSPAARREREEQFRRRLQDYQQKAAELNREVQEKQKDVLEAFRDKVELVAGKVGKRLGLQIVVDKSKGGPTLYHDDALDISGLVIEEFNREYP; from the coding sequence ATGAATCGCTGCTGGTTTGAGCAGGCGGGCAGGTGGACGGCGGGCGCGACGCTGGCGGCGGCGCTGTTGACGTCGGGGTGCAGCTCGTCCTGGCTGAAGGTCGAGCGGAGGATCGACGGCAGAATCGGCGTCGTCGACGCGCAGCGGGTGTTCGAACGGACCAATGCGGGAAAGAAAGCCAAGGACAATCTGCTCTCGTTTTCCAAAAGCCGCCAGGCGCTGATGGAGCTGGAGGAAAAAGAATTGCGCCGGATGGAAGAGGATTTGGTCAAGCAATCCAGCGTGCTGAGTCCGGCGGCCAGACGGGAGCGGGAAGAACAGTTCCGACGACGTCTGCAAGACTATCAGCAAAAGGCCGCGGAGCTGAATCGCGAAGTACAGGAAAAACAGAAGGACGTGCTGGAAGCTTTTCGAGACAAGGTCGAACTCGTGGCGGGGAAAGTCGGGAAGCGGCTGGGGTTGCAAATCGTTGTGGACAAAAGCAAGGGCGGCCCGACGCTCTATCACGATGACGCGCTCGATATATCGGGCCTGGTGATCGAGGAATTCAATCGGGAGTATCCGTAG
- a CDS encoding Gfo/Idh/MocA family protein, producing MTTLRAGVVGVGHLGQHHARLYATLPDVTLVGVTDRDRGRAELIASRHGARVFETVSDLLPGVDVVSVAVPTSAHYEVARACLEAGKHVLVEKPLAARLAEAQELVELAKAKGRVLQVGHSERFNPIMQTMRPYVRRPAFIEGHRIGPYSERGTDVDVVLDLMIHDLDLVLSFRPGPVEEVRAAGVPVLSPTIDIANARIQFQSGCVANLTASRVSFAKMRRLRLFQRDSYVSIDFQSRQGIVGRRSGEAAGKPGFVIEEYKGGDDEPLKLQLESFVRSIRHGSSPVVSGEDGAAAVALAHQVLAAIASFVRRQEERETSEGDVGIGDAAGVRK from the coding sequence ATGACCACATTGCGAGCGGGAGTCGTCGGCGTCGGGCATTTGGGTCAACACCATGCCCGGTTGTACGCGACGCTGCCGGACGTGACGCTCGTCGGCGTGACGGATCGGGACCGTGGAAGAGCCGAGTTGATCGCAAGCCGGCACGGCGCGCGAGTATTCGAAACGGTATCGGATCTTCTTCCGGGCGTCGACGTGGTCAGTGTGGCCGTTCCGACGTCGGCGCATTACGAGGTGGCGCGGGCTTGTCTTGAAGCGGGCAAGCACGTGTTGGTGGAAAAACCCCTTGCCGCGCGACTGGCCGAGGCGCAAGAGCTGGTCGAGCTGGCCAAGGCGAAGGGACGTGTGCTGCAGGTCGGCCACAGCGAACGGTTCAATCCCATCATGCAAACGATGCGGCCGTACGTTCGGCGGCCGGCGTTCATCGAAGGTCATCGGATCGGTCCCTACAGCGAACGGGGAACCGACGTCGACGTCGTGCTGGACTTGATGATCCACGACCTCGACCTGGTGCTGTCCTTTCGGCCGGGTCCGGTCGAAGAGGTGCGGGCCGCGGGCGTGCCGGTCCTGTCGCCCACGATCGACATCGCCAATGCCCGCATTCAATTTCAAAGCGGTTGCGTGGCGAACCTCACCGCCAGCCGGGTGTCGTTTGCGAAGATGCGGCGGCTTCGCCTGTTTCAGCGGGACAGCTACGTGTCGATCGATTTTCAATCCCGACAAGGGATCGTGGGACGCCGATCCGGCGAGGCGGCGGGCAAACCGGGATTTGTGATCGAGGAATACAAAGGAGGCGACGACGAGCCTCTGAAGTTGCAGCTCGAATCGTTTGTTCGGTCGATCAGACACGGCTCTTCCCCCGTCGTGTCCGGAGAAGACGGGGCCGCGGCGGTGGCCCTTGCTCATCAGGTCTTGGCGGCGAT
- a CDS encoding LpxI family protein: MTASMPVQDGRIGLIAGNGRFPIIFADNAKKMGLFVSAVAHEGETEPELERHVDRIHWIKIGQLNKLINAFKGDAIRQAVMLGGIRKTHVYSTVRPDFRALALAARLTLWKDDDILREIAAELEREGISICESTFGLQGILVEEGPLTSRRPNKKEWNDIRYGWEIAKEVGRLDIGQCVVVKDRVVVAVEAVEGTDGAIKRGGELAKEGAVVIKRSKPQQDLRFDLPAVGPRTIEVMASVKAAVLAVEPGRTVVLDRDELVRQAERARIAVIGVAAGDVEREA; this comes from the coding sequence ATGACCGCATCGATGCCAGTGCAAGACGGCCGCATCGGTTTGATCGCGGGCAACGGCCGGTTTCCGATCATTTTCGCGGACAACGCCAAAAAGATGGGCTTGTTCGTCTCCGCGGTGGCGCACGAGGGCGAAACGGAGCCGGAACTGGAACGGCACGTCGATCGAATCCATTGGATCAAGATCGGACAGCTCAATAAGCTGATCAACGCTTTCAAGGGGGACGCCATTCGACAGGCGGTGATGTTGGGCGGGATCAGGAAGACTCATGTGTACAGTACCGTGCGCCCGGATTTTCGTGCGTTGGCGTTGGCGGCTCGGCTGACGTTGTGGAAGGACGACGACATCCTTCGGGAAATCGCCGCCGAATTGGAGCGGGAAGGCATTTCCATTTGTGAGTCCACGTTCGGCTTGCAGGGGATTCTGGTCGAGGAAGGCCCGCTGACGTCCCGCCGTCCCAACAAGAAGGAGTGGAACGACATCCGGTACGGGTGGGAAATCGCCAAAGAGGTCGGGCGCCTCGATATCGGCCAATGCGTCGTGGTCAAGGATCGGGTGGTCGTGGCGGTGGAAGCGGTCGAGGGAACCGACGGGGCGATCAAACGGGGCGGGGAGCTGGCGAAAGAAGGAGCCGTGGTGATCAAACGCAGCAAGCCGCAGCAGGACTTGCGTTTCGACCTGCCGGCGGTCGGGCCCCGGACGATCGAGGTCATGGCATCGGTCAAGGCGGCCGTGCTGGCGGTCGAACCGGGTCGGACGGTGGTGTTGGATCGGGACGAGCTTGTGCGTCAAGCGGAACGGGCCAGGATTGCGGTCATCGGTGTGGCGGCCGGCGACGTCGAGCGCGAGGCATGA
- the lon gene encoding endopeptidase La, whose amino-acid sequence MNDLNEQEIQVPQNIEIPAQLPLLPVRDIVVFPYMVLPLFVGREMSIKAIEAALAGNRMIFLATQKALDVENPSPDDIHTIGTAGIIMRMLKLPDERIKILVQGIAKGKIVKYIQTDPYFSVRIDRLADAKPAATALEAEAVMRTVKEQIERLVSLGKALIPDVMVVIENLEEPGRLADMVASNLGLKVDVTQTVLEVLDPIQRLRRVSDILAKEIEVLSMQQKIQAQAKGEMDKTQREYFLREQLKAIQKELGESDERTEEITEFRKRIADAKMPEKVLKEAEKQLKRLEKMHPDTAESATVRTYLEWMVELPWSKRSKDNLDLRAAAKVLNEDHYDLEKVKERILEYLAVRKLKEKMKGPILCFVGPPGVGKTSLGKSIARALGREFVRISLGGVRDEAEIRGHRRTYVGALPGRIIQGLKQAGTANPVFMLDEVDKVGMDFRGDPSAALLEVLDPEQNASFTDHYLGVPFDLSEVMFITTSNLIDPILPALRDRMEIIEIPGYTEEEKLGIAQKYLIPRQLEEHGITSEHVHVTEPAIRKIISHYTREAGVRNLEREIANIMRKTAKKVAEGKGRGFTVDPSNLHKYLGVPKHVPEAELEKDEVGVATGLAWTETGGDVLHIEATVMKGKGQLTLTGHLGDVMKESAQAALSYVRSREKTLHINPDMFGKQDLHIHVPAGAIPKDGPSAGITMATAVASALSGIPVRRDLAMTGEITLRGRVLPVGGLKEKILAAKRARLTTVILPRRNRKDLEEIPKHLLKGIRILFVDTMDEVMKVALERKTKTAPKPKKSSSSSSTATPSRPSHVEKRRRERSRAPELPAVL is encoded by the coding sequence ATGAATGATCTGAACGAGCAAGAAATCCAGGTTCCCCAAAACATCGAAATTCCGGCGCAGCTCCCGCTCCTGCCGGTCCGCGACATCGTCGTCTTCCCCTACATGGTGCTCCCGCTTTTCGTCGGACGCGAAATGTCGATCAAGGCCATTGAGGCGGCCTTGGCCGGCAACCGCATGATCTTTCTCGCCACGCAAAAGGCCCTCGACGTCGAGAATCCTTCCCCCGACGACATCCATACGATCGGCACGGCGGGCATCATCATGCGGATGCTCAAGCTGCCCGACGAGCGGATCAAAATCCTGGTCCAAGGGATCGCGAAAGGAAAGATCGTCAAATACATTCAGACGGATCCGTACTTCTCCGTTCGGATCGACAGACTGGCCGACGCGAAACCCGCGGCGACCGCGTTGGAGGCCGAAGCGGTCATGCGCACGGTCAAGGAACAGATCGAGCGTCTCGTCAGCCTCGGCAAAGCCCTGATTCCCGACGTCATGGTTGTGATCGAGAACCTCGAAGAGCCGGGGCGATTGGCCGATATGGTGGCGTCCAATCTCGGCCTGAAAGTCGATGTGACCCAGACCGTGCTGGAAGTGCTCGACCCGATTCAACGTCTCCGCCGAGTCAGCGACATCCTCGCCAAAGAAATCGAAGTTCTGTCCATGCAGCAAAAAATCCAGGCGCAGGCGAAAGGCGAGATGGACAAGACCCAGCGCGAGTACTTCCTGCGCGAACAGCTCAAAGCGATACAAAAAGAACTGGGCGAATCGGACGAGCGGACGGAAGAAATCACCGAGTTCCGCAAACGGATCGCCGACGCCAAGATGCCCGAGAAGGTGCTCAAGGAAGCCGAAAAACAGCTCAAACGTTTGGAAAAAATGCACCCGGACACCGCCGAATCCGCCACGGTCCGTACCTATTTGGAATGGATGGTCGAACTGCCGTGGTCCAAACGGTCGAAAGACAACCTCGACCTGAGAGCCGCGGCCAAAGTGCTGAACGAAGACCACTATGACCTGGAGAAGGTCAAGGAGCGGATTTTGGAGTACCTGGCCGTCCGCAAGCTCAAGGAGAAGATGAAGGGCCCCATTCTCTGTTTCGTCGGCCCGCCGGGCGTCGGAAAAACCTCGTTGGGCAAGTCGATCGCCCGCGCGCTGGGCCGGGAATTCGTCCGCATCAGTCTGGGCGGCGTCCGCGACGAAGCCGAAATTCGAGGACATCGCCGCACCTACGTCGGAGCGCTGCCGGGCCGCATCATCCAGGGATTGAAACAGGCCGGGACGGCCAATCCCGTGTTCATGCTGGACGAAGTCGATAAAGTTGGCATGGATTTCCGCGGCGACCCCTCCGCGGCCCTCCTTGAAGTATTGGACCCGGAACAAAACGCCTCTTTCACCGACCATTACCTGGGCGTGCCCTTCGATTTGAGCGAGGTCATGTTCATCACCACGTCCAACTTGATCGATCCCATCCTCCCCGCTCTCCGCGACCGAATGGAGATCATCGAAATCCCCGGCTACACGGAAGAGGAAAAGCTCGGCATCGCCCAGAAGTACTTGATCCCACGCCAATTGGAAGAACACGGAATCACGAGCGAACATGTCCATGTCACCGAGCCCGCCATCAGGAAAATCATCTCGCACTACACGCGGGAAGCCGGCGTGCGAAACTTGGAACGCGAGATCGCCAACATCATGCGCAAGACGGCCAAAAAGGTCGCCGAAGGCAAGGGGCGGGGCTTCACGGTCGATCCGTCCAATCTGCACAAGTACCTCGGCGTTCCGAAACACGTGCCCGAGGCGGAACTGGAAAAAGACGAAGTCGGCGTGGCGACCGGCTTGGCTTGGACCGAAACGGGAGGAGACGTGCTTCACATCGAAGCCACCGTCATGAAAGGCAAGGGGCAGTTGACCCTGACGGGGCATCTGGGCGACGTCATGAAAGAGTCCGCGCAGGCGGCACTCAGTTACGTGCGATCCCGAGAAAAGACGCTGCACATCAATCCGGATATGTTCGGCAAGCAAGACCTGCACATCCACGTGCCGGCCGGCGCGATCCCGAAAGACGGACCGTCGGCAGGCATCACGATGGCAACCGCCGTCGCGTCGGCTTTGTCGGGCATTCCCGTGCGGAGGGATCTCGCGATGACCGGAGAGATCACGTTACGGGGGCGCGTGCTGCCGGTCGGCGGGCTCAAGGAGAAAATTCTGGCCGCCAAGCGGGCCAGGCTGACGACGGTGATCCTGCCGCGGCGCAACCGGAAAGATCTGGAGGAGATTCCCAAACATCTTTTGAAAGGCATCCGGATCTTATTCGTCGATACGATGGACGAGGTAATGAAGGTCGCGCTGGAGCGCAAAACCAAGACGGCGCCGAAGCCCAAGAAATCCTCGTCGTCTTCCTCAACGGCGACGCCTTCTCGGCCCAGCCACGTGGAGAAACGACGGCGGGAACGGAGCCGCGCGCCGGAACTGCCGGCCGTGTTATAA
- the lpxA gene encoding acyl-ACP--UDP-N-acetylglucosamine O-acyltransferase, which produces MKIHPTAIVHPKANLADDAEIGPYCIIGEHVTIGKGTRLLSHVSVDGWTEIGERNVVHPFASIGGPPQHLGYRGEPTKVVIGDDNVIREYVTVNRATVQGGGVTSIGSRNVLMAYVHVAHDCRLGNHLIMANAASLAGHITIDDYAIIGGLTGIHQYVRVGEYAMVGGCCAIGQDVPPFMRAAGGYRAHLYGPNTVGLQRHGFSMERIAVLRKAFDLLFREGHRIAEAMRLAKKEFKGHPDVAKILTFMEGTKRGISRVVNVDLDLEFDQEG; this is translated from the coding sequence GTGAAAATTCATCCAACGGCGATTGTCCATCCCAAAGCGAATCTCGCCGATGACGCCGAAATCGGTCCCTATTGCATCATCGGCGAGCACGTCACGATCGGCAAAGGGACGCGACTCTTGTCCCACGTCTCGGTCGACGGGTGGACCGAGATCGGAGAGCGAAACGTGGTGCATCCGTTCGCCTCGATCGGCGGTCCTCCGCAGCATCTGGGGTACCGAGGGGAACCAACCAAGGTCGTGATCGGCGACGACAACGTGATCCGCGAGTACGTGACGGTGAACCGGGCGACGGTGCAAGGGGGAGGGGTCACGTCGATCGGTTCACGCAACGTCTTGATGGCCTACGTTCACGTGGCGCACGATTGCCGGCTCGGTAACCATCTCATCATGGCCAACGCGGCCAGTCTGGCCGGACATATCACGATCGACGATTACGCGATCATCGGCGGCCTGACGGGCATTCATCAATACGTTCGGGTCGGCGAATACGCAATGGTCGGCGGCTGTTGCGCCATCGGGCAGGACGTGCCCCCCTTCATGCGGGCGGCCGGCGGCTATCGGGCGCATCTCTACGGGCCCAATACGGTCGGATTGCAGCGGCACGGTTTTTCGATGGAGCGCATCGCCGTGCTCAGGAAAGCGTTCGATCTCCTTTTTCGGGAAGGACATCGCATCGCCGAGGCGATGCGCCTGGCCAAGAAAGAGTTCAAGGGCCATCCGGACGTGGCCAAAATCCTGACGTTCATGGAAGGCACCAAGCGCGGCATCTCACGCGTGGTGAACGTCGATTTGGACCTCGAGTTCGATCAAGAGGGGTGA
- a CDS encoding OmpH family outer membrane protein, giving the protein MKKAGIVAIAGIFMTAVSISWGHAASSAKVGVMDTQAVMEKSKAGKAALDSVRSYSMTRQKIIDGDEQELKELQQALEDPNGKLSETARQEKQELFQSKLAAYDRRIQDFNREIQEKQRSMVEEYGKKIAEAAKAVAQKEGYTAILDKGNEALFRIVLYHKPTLDVTDLVIKEFDRQNH; this is encoded by the coding sequence ATGAAAAAAGCGGGCATCGTCGCGATAGCGGGGATCTTCATGACGGCGGTTTCGATTTCGTGGGGCCACGCCGCTTCGTCGGCGAAGGTCGGCGTCATGGACACGCAGGCCGTCATGGAAAAGTCCAAAGCGGGCAAGGCCGCGTTGGACAGCGTTCGAAGTTACTCCATGACCAGGCAGAAAATCATCGACGGCGACGAACAGGAGCTCAAAGAGCTTCAGCAGGCGTTGGAAGATCCGAACGGCAAGCTCAGCGAGACCGCCAGGCAGGAAAAGCAGGAGCTGTTTCAAAGCAAGCTGGCGGCCTATGACCGACGAATCCAGGATTTCAATCGCGAGATTCAGGAGAAACAGCGCAGCATGGTCGAGGAGTATGGGAAGAAGATCGCGGAGGCGGCGAAGGCGGTCGCCCAAAAAGAGGGCTATACGGCCATTCTCGACAAGGGCAATGAGGCGCTCTTTCGCATCGTGCTCTATCACAAGCCGACGTTGGACGTCACCGATCTGGTCATCAAGGAGTTCGATCGGCAGAATCATTAA
- the fabZ gene encoding 3-hydroxyacyl-ACP dehydratase FabZ, whose protein sequence is MGKVEQVEIQGFLPHRYPFLLVDRVKELEPGTRVIAIKNVTVNEPFFQGHFPGRPVMPGVLIIEAMAQAGGVLVFKSGWSSGRPVMYMTGIDEAKFRKPVVPGDQLRFEIEVLKKRPPFWKMQGKAYVDDEMVCEAVVTAMVAEDKEAAKSGK, encoded by the coding sequence ATGGGTAAGGTCGAACAAGTCGAAATTCAGGGGTTCCTTCCGCACCGCTATCCCTTCTTGCTGGTCGATCGCGTCAAGGAACTGGAGCCCGGCACGCGGGTGATCGCGATCAAAAACGTCACGGTCAACGAGCCGTTCTTTCAAGGGCACTTCCCCGGACGACCGGTCATGCCGGGGGTGTTGATCATCGAAGCGATGGCGCAGGCGGGCGGGGTCTTGGTGTTCAAGTCCGGATGGTCCTCCGGCAGACCGGTCATGTACATGACCGGCATCGACGAAGCGAAATTCAGAAAACCGGTCGTGCCCGGCGATCAATTGCGGTTCGAAATCGAGGTACTCAAAAAACGCCCGCCCTTTTGGAAAATGCAGGGGAAGGCGTACGTCGACGACGAAATGGTGTGCGAAGCGGTCGTCACGGCCATGGTGGCCGAGGACAAAGAGGCGGCAAAGAGCGGCAAATGA
- the bamA gene encoding outer membrane protein assembly factor BamA → MTTTFLKQIRWLITLAVMGSALSAWCEAVSETVGSRVQSIEIRGNKRIEVPAILGRLTLKVGDFYEPEIVRGQVKILYDSGFFEDVQVETESVTDGTAVIFVVREKPFITEIVYDGNEHLSDDKLKEKTVIKSQTFLDLQQVKESAESIRAAYEKEGYFNCQVVPVVQTLDQERKRLTFFIKEGKKARVKSVVFDGLRATTRDELFKVLSTREWVPWYGIFTRFALPSFISDAGVLKREELSNDVERIREVLLNKGYFNARVSLSSVELTDDKQWFVVTFNIFEGEPFTVAQVGFRGHTVFEEDELREGMMIKEGEIFQRAKLRDEITRLTDKYGGKGYSFAEITPNVIPNDQERTVNIIFSVKEGEMMRIRQINIFGNNKTRDNVIRREIRVDEQDVIDTPSLKRSFQRLNNLNFFETVEILPEKVAPDKVDLNVRVKEKPTGQFSIGGGFSSLDRLMAIANITEGNIGGYGYMGRISGQLGQRRSMGTITFRNPYLNDSLTSFQVDGYRTMTNFLSFFESRTGGSITLGRWLSEYNTGSISIFGEEINYRSPALGVCESRPDICEQLGRQSTTGFRIHAFRDTRDYFLDPRSGWRIGGGFDWGTPWMGGSNNFIKYTADVIKVTPLPFDMRLSLRGRFGEIRPFEGKPVPLSERFYVGGINTVRGFVFGRAGPVVPTTRTTIGAAKQIIFNADLVFTISSEAKLNGVIFFDYGKGFDENEALSLDLRKTAGFEGRWISPFGPLRAAYGINLDPRPGERGGVFEFTIGSIF, encoded by the coding sequence GTGACCACGACTTTCCTGAAACAAATTCGATGGCTGATCACCCTGGCTGTGATGGGCTCCGCGCTGTCCGCGTGGTGCGAAGCGGTTTCCGAAACCGTCGGCTCCAGGGTGCAGTCGATCGAGATTCGCGGAAACAAGCGCATTGAAGTCCCCGCCATCCTCGGCCGTCTGACGCTCAAGGTCGGCGATTTCTACGAACCCGAGATCGTTCGCGGACAGGTCAAGATTTTGTACGATTCGGGGTTCTTCGAGGACGTGCAGGTCGAAACCGAATCGGTGACGGACGGGACGGCCGTGATCTTTGTCGTGCGGGAGAAACCCTTTATCACCGAGATCGTGTACGATGGAAACGAACATCTGAGCGACGACAAGCTAAAGGAGAAAACGGTCATTAAAAGCCAGACGTTTCTCGATCTCCAACAGGTCAAGGAAAGCGCGGAGAGCATCCGGGCGGCGTACGAGAAAGAGGGATATTTCAACTGCCAAGTGGTCCCGGTCGTCCAAACGTTGGATCAGGAGCGCAAACGGCTGACGTTCTTCATCAAAGAAGGGAAAAAGGCGCGCGTGAAAAGTGTGGTGTTCGACGGACTGCGCGCCACGACCAGGGACGAGCTGTTCAAGGTGCTGAGCACGCGCGAATGGGTGCCATGGTACGGGATCTTCACGCGCTTCGCGCTGCCCTCGTTTATCTCGGACGCCGGCGTGTTGAAGCGCGAGGAATTGTCGAATGATGTGGAACGGATCAGGGAAGTGCTGCTTAATAAGGGCTACTTTAACGCCAGAGTCAGTCTGTCGTCGGTCGAACTGACCGACGACAAGCAATGGTTCGTCGTCACGTTCAACATCTTCGAGGGCGAGCCGTTTACCGTGGCCCAGGTGGGCTTTCGCGGGCATACCGTGTTTGAAGAAGACGAACTGCGCGAGGGGATGATGATCAAAGAGGGCGAGATTTTTCAGCGCGCCAAACTGCGCGATGAAATCACCCGCCTGACCGACAAATACGGGGGAAAGGGCTATTCGTTCGCCGAGATCACGCCCAACGTGATTCCAAACGATCAGGAGCGGACCGTCAACATCATCTTCAGCGTGAAGGAAGGGGAGATGATGCGCATCCGCCAAATCAATATTTTCGGAAACAACAAAACCCGCGACAACGTCATCCGAAGGGAAATTCGGGTGGACGAGCAGGACGTGATCGACACCCCGTCGCTCAAGCGGAGTTTCCAACGGCTGAACAACTTGAATTTCTTCGAGACCGTCGAAATTCTCCCCGAAAAGGTGGCGCCCGATAAAGTCGATCTGAACGTCCGGGTCAAGGAGAAGCCGACCGGCCAGTTCAGCATCGGGGGCGGGTTCAGCTCGTTGGATCGGTTGATGGCCATCGCCAACATCACCGAAGGGAACATCGGCGGCTACGGCTACATGGGGCGCATCAGCGGGCAACTCGGCCAGCGGAGAAGCATGGGCACGATCACGTTCCGCAATCCGTACCTCAACGACTCGCTGACGTCGTTTCAAGTCGACGGCTATCGAACCATGACGAACTTCCTGTCGTTTTTCGAATCCCGAACCGGCGGAAGCATCACGCTCGGTCGCTGGTTGTCGGAATACAATACGGGAAGCATCAGTATCTTCGGCGAAGAGATCAACTACCGAAGCCCGGCGTTGGGGGTGTGCGAATCGCGCCCCGACATTTGCGAACAACTTGGTCGTCAATCGACAACGGGATTCAGGATCCACGCGTTTCGCGACACGCGGGATTACTTTCTTGATCCCCGGTCTGGCTGGCGGATCGGGGGCGGGTTCGACTGGGGCACGCCGTGGATGGGCGGCAGCAACAATTTCATCAAGTACACCGCGGACGTGATCAAAGTCACCCCCCTTCCCTTCGACATGAGGTTGTCGCTCCGGGGACGGTTCGGCGAGATTCGGCCGTTCGAGGGCAAGCCGGTCCCGCTCAGCGAGCGGTTCTACGTCGGCGGCATCAATACGGTCAGGGGATTCGTGTTCGGACGGGCGGGCCCCGTGGTGCCGACGACGCGCACCACGATCGGAGCCGCCAAGCAGATCATCTTCAACGCTGACTTGGTCTTTACGATCTCGTCTGAGGCCAAGTTGAACGGCGTGATCTTTTTCGACTATGGAAAAGGATTCGATGAAAACGAAGCGCTGTCGTTGGATCTCCGGAAAACGGCCGGATTCGAGGGGCGCTGGATCTCGCCGTTCGGCCCCTTGCGCGCGGCGTACGGCATCAATCTCGACCCTCGGCCCGGAGAGCGGGGGGGTGTCTTTGAGTTTACGATCGGATCGATTTTCTGA
- the galU gene encoding UTP--glucose-1-phosphate uridylyltransferase GalU: protein MSRVAVRKAVLPAAGLGTRFLPATKASPKEMLPLVDKPLIQYAVEEAVASGIEDIIVITGRGKRAIEDHFDRSVELEENLKGTGKSQILHQIRQISTLANFCYVRQQEALGLGHAVLCAQHLIGDEPFAVILGDEIIDAEVPALAQLIHVYRKRQGAVLGVQEVSKSDVGRYGIVTPKRLAQGLYRVEDMVEKPSPADAPSTLAVIGRYILPPEIFPILRKTPPGKNGEIQLTDALKELGRKSPMFAHEIQGQRHDAGDKLGFLIATVEFALKNPSLGADFREYLLSRTRTMVQNRRT from the coding sequence ATGTCTCGCGTGGCCGTCAGAAAAGCCGTGCTCCCCGCAGCGGGCCTGGGCACTCGTTTCCTTCCCGCGACAAAGGCTTCACCCAAAGAAATGCTGCCGTTGGTGGACAAGCCCCTGATTCAATACGCGGTGGAAGAGGCGGTGGCATCGGGCATCGAGGACATCATCGTGATCACGGGTCGGGGCAAACGGGCGATCGAAGATCACTTCGATCGATCGGTCGAACTCGAAGAGAACCTGAAAGGAACGGGGAAAAGCCAAATTCTCCATCAAATTCGCCAGATTTCAACCCTCGCCAATTTCTGCTACGTGCGGCAGCAGGAAGCGCTGGGATTGGGCCACGCCGTCTTGTGCGCCCAACACTTGATCGGCGACGAGCCGTTTGCGGTGATTCTCGGCGATGAGATCATCGACGCCGAGGTGCCGGCGCTCGCGCAATTGATTCACGTCTACCGCAAACGCCAAGGCGCGGTGCTCGGTGTCCAGGAGGTATCCAAATCCGACGTCGGTCGATACGGCATCGTGACCCCCAAGCGGCTCGCCCAAGGGCTGTATCGGGTCGAAGACATGGTGGAAAAGCCGTCTCCCGCCGACGCGCCCTCCACACTGGCCGTGATCGGACGATATATTCTTCCCCCCGAGATTTTCCCCATCCTGCGAAAAACGCCCCCGGGAAAAAACGGAGAAATTCAGTTGACCGACGCGCTCAAAGAGCTGGGCAGGAAATCCCCGATGTTCGCGCATGAAATTCAGGGGCAGCGCCACGACGCCGGGGACAAACTCGGATTTCTGATTGCGACCGTCGAGTTCGCGCTCAAGAACCCCTCGTTGGGCGCCGACTTTCGTGAATACCTGTTGTCCCGAACCCGCACGATGGTTCAGAACCGTCGCACATAA